From a single Paenibacillus sp. FSL W8-0426 genomic region:
- a CDS encoding sugar transferase, with translation MNLSGPEYVVNREAAVQEGTAAVLDQTCSRRVGGYADFWKPFIDVMVAAVLLLAVSPVMILVAIMIKLDSRGPVLFRQDRYGKNGTKFSIYKFRTMYTDAPKYSVSPTSSLDPRITRIGRILRKTSLDELPQLLNILKGEMSFIGPRPEIKTIVEQEYTELERRRFIVKPGITGLWQVSEARKEPIHHNLQYDFHYISNISLSMDIKIIIQTLRVMIKSNTF, from the coding sequence GTGAACCTCTCAGGACCGGAATATGTAGTAAACCGTGAAGCTGCCGTGCAAGAGGGAACTGCAGCAGTCCTGGATCAGACTTGTTCCCGGCGAGTTGGAGGTTATGCGGATTTCTGGAAACCGTTTATCGATGTCATGGTAGCAGCCGTACTGTTGCTCGCCGTTTCACCTGTGATGATCCTTGTAGCTATTATGATCAAACTCGATTCTCGAGGACCCGTTCTATTTCGCCAGGATCGCTATGGAAAGAATGGTACGAAGTTCAGCATTTATAAATTCAGAACCATGTATACGGATGCACCCAAATACAGTGTTTCTCCTACAAGCAGTCTAGACCCGCGGATAACCCGAATCGGCAGAATCCTTCGCAAGACGAGTCTGGATGAATTGCCGCAGCTGTTGAATATTCTTAAAGGAGAAATGAGTTTTATCGGGCCGAGGCCGGAGATAAAAACGATTGTTGAGCAAGAGTACACCGAGCTGGAACGCAGACGGTTTATTGTGAAACCGGGAATAACCGGCTTGTGGCAGGTCAGTGAAGCGCGCAAAGAGCCAATTCACCACAATCTGCAGTATGATTTCCATTATATTTCGAATATTTCCTTGAGCATGGACATCAAAATTATCATTCAAACCCTACGTGTCATGATTAAAAGCAATACGTTTTGA
- a CDS encoding UDP-glucuronic acid decarboxylase family protein, with amino-acid sequence MKHIVVTGAAGFLGSHLVKSLVGQGHRVTGLDNLSTGVISNLQEVAESPLFSFVEADVTVPASLSFLDDEPLDEIYHLASPASPKFYQADSLGTIWVNTQGTYHMLELARLKGARFLYSSTSEAYGDPEVHPQPESYRGYVNTWGPRACYDESKRLGEVLCYEYYTKHQVAVRVARIFNTYSAGLRNDDGRVISNFVTQALTGRDITVYGDGSQTRSFCYVDDNIQGLQKLMASDQAEGEIVNIGNPSEYSVLEVAHLVKRLTQSESHIVYMPLPQDDPKVRRPVIDKAKKLLDWEPKIGLEEGLGRMIEHYRSMLLGTT; translated from the coding sequence TTGAAACATATCGTTGTGACGGGCGCAGCCGGGTTCTTGGGTTCACATCTCGTCAAATCTCTGGTTGGGCAAGGCCATCGTGTTACCGGATTGGATAATCTGTCCACCGGCGTTATATCCAATTTACAAGAGGTGGCGGAAAGCCCCCTCTTTTCTTTTGTCGAAGCGGATGTTACCGTTCCTGCGTCGTTGAGTTTTCTAGACGATGAGCCGCTGGATGAAATCTACCATCTTGCATCACCAGCTTCGCCCAAATTTTATCAAGCCGATTCTTTGGGTACAATTTGGGTCAACACACAAGGGACGTATCATATGCTGGAGCTTGCTCGCCTCAAAGGTGCACGGTTCCTCTACTCCAGCACAAGTGAAGCTTATGGTGATCCGGAAGTGCATCCGCAGCCTGAAAGCTATCGTGGTTACGTGAACACATGGGGACCACGAGCTTGTTACGATGAGTCCAAACGTTTAGGTGAAGTGCTCTGTTACGAATATTATACGAAGCATCAGGTAGCCGTGAGGGTAGCTCGCATTTTTAATACGTATTCTGCGGGGTTGCGCAACGACGATGGTCGGGTAATTTCGAATTTTGTGACCCAAGCGCTGACTGGTCGAGATATTACCGTATATGGGGATGGTTCGCAGACCCGGTCATTCTGCTATGTGGACGATAACATCCAGGGATTGCAAAAATTGATGGCATCGGATCAGGCAGAAGGGGAAATTGTAAACATCGGTAACCCATCCGAATACAGCGTGCTTGAAGTGGCTCACCTCGTTAAGCGGCTTACACAGTCGGAGAGCCATATCGTATATATGCCTTTGCCTCAGGATGATCCCAAAGTCAGAAGACCGGTCATTGACAAAGCCAAAAAATTGCTGGATTGGGAGCCGAAAATCGGTCTGGAAGAGGGGCTCGGTCGCATGATCGAACATTATCGTTCCATGCTGCTGGGGACGACCTGA
- a CDS encoding glycosyltransferase family 4 protein codes for MAKVLIAHSLYPPNIIGGAEVSTQILAQTLRRRYEVQVVTVGRHNDRKVQLDRVNGIDVFRLPYNNQYWVGDIERQSSVASKVMWRIQDIFNLRQYRHIKEILVRERPDLVHTQNLPGISLAIWRAARELNIPVVHTLRDYSLIEPIGISVYSKIYRVFSRKSSQTISSVIGISGHILGTHTGLGFFEGSSKHVVHNIVENDADAAELYEQKKVNVNGPLHIGYFGQLTEVKGVQYLIEAFKELGPDIAGQLHIFGEGPLLSSLQQSAASDNRIKFEGKIAKTEIARQMAAMDLVIVPSIWGEPFGRVVIESYQVGTPVYASRVGGMVEILLDADDFSFDRQSSEAIKQSILRYFHLSEEQKEKIKERCYDHSQTFNESYLLSNHVNIYDKLIRHGG; via the coding sequence ATGGCCAAAGTATTAATTGCCCACAGCCTCTATCCGCCGAACATCATTGGGGGGGCTGAGGTGTCCACCCAAATCCTGGCACAGACGTTGCGTCGTCGATATGAAGTTCAAGTCGTGACCGTTGGCCGGCATAACGACAGAAAGGTCCAACTCGACCGTGTGAATGGAATCGATGTATTCCGTTTGCCTTATAACAATCAGTACTGGGTTGGAGATATCGAGAGGCAATCATCGGTGGCAAGTAAAGTCATGTGGCGCATTCAGGATATATTCAACCTGAGGCAATATCGGCACATTAAAGAGATTCTTGTCCGCGAAAGGCCCGATCTGGTCCATACGCAAAATCTACCAGGTATTAGCTTGGCGATCTGGAGAGCTGCCCGTGAGCTGAATATTCCGGTTGTACATACGCTTCGGGATTACTCTTTGATCGAACCGATTGGTATTTCGGTTTATTCCAAGATCTATAGAGTCTTTTCACGAAAATCCAGTCAAACGATCTCGTCCGTCATTGGCATTTCCGGCCATATTCTTGGGACTCACACCGGACTTGGATTTTTCGAGGGCTCCAGCAAACATGTCGTACACAACATTGTAGAAAATGATGCAGATGCGGCAGAGCTATACGAACAGAAAAAAGTGAACGTTAATGGCCCGCTCCATATCGGGTATTTTGGCCAACTTACCGAAGTGAAGGGCGTTCAGTATCTGATTGAGGCATTCAAGGAGCTTGGGCCAGATATTGCAGGTCAACTGCATATTTTTGGCGAAGGTCCTCTGCTTTCTTCCTTACAACAATCCGCAGCCTCGGATAATCGCATCAAATTTGAAGGGAAAATTGCCAAAACGGAGATTGCCAGACAGATGGCAGCGATGGACCTTGTCATTGTCCCTTCGATTTGGGGGGAGCCATTTGGAAGAGTGGTCATTGAATCCTATCAAGTAGGGACACCGGTGTATGCATCGCGTGTCGGAGGAATGGTGGAAATTTTGCTGGATGCGGACGATTTTTCGTTTGATCGCCAAAGCTCAGAGGCGATCAAGCAGTCCATTTTGCGATATTTTCATTTGAGTGAGGAGCAGAAAGAAAAAATAAAAGAACGTTGCTATGACCACAGCCAGACCTTCAATGAATCTTATCTTCTCTCTAACCATGTGAATATTTACGATAAGCTGATCAGACATGGGGGTTAA
- a CDS encoding glycosyltransferase, translating to MKILHIGEYVVGGVATYMNEVVAYQRNYFDVHLLLSDYNSASDFDLEPERICRYTYKRHPKFFFSAMKQIYQNIQRIQPDIIHVHSSFAGMLVRGLFFITRRKASVIYCSHGWSFLMDTKQWLKKVYFMIEKILEFKTDCIINVSKRELEQSIRFGMSPFKSKLVYSGISERQRNVSLDHRHSEYRSSEESSSIQLLFVGRYDWAKGLDILLDVFQQHQHLQQRITLSVVGEPVLEDDHHLHFSDNVIQIGWVNHEEIDEYYQKCDAVIMPSRWEGFGLTAVEAMKNKKPVIVSNRGALPELITHGMNGYVFDIDQSDELPDLLMQLDKTTLAEMGNKGYEIYKEKFSSVRMNEEIVNIYYEVSNMRGKIPAPTTKHAKFSERMGEVHD from the coding sequence TTGAAGATTTTGCATATCGGCGAATATGTTGTTGGTGGAGTGGCGACATACATGAACGAAGTTGTCGCTTATCAACGAAATTATTTTGATGTTCATTTACTTTTAAGTGACTATAACTCGGCTTCTGATTTCGATTTAGAACCCGAACGCATTTGTCGGTATACCTATAAGCGTCATCCTAAATTTTTCTTCTCTGCCATGAAACAGATCTACCAAAACATACAAAGAATTCAACCGGACATTATCCATGTCCACAGTTCGTTTGCAGGCATGCTTGTAAGAGGTTTGTTTTTTATTACTCGGCGCAAAGCTAGCGTGATTTACTGCTCACACGGCTGGTCCTTTCTAATGGACACCAAGCAGTGGCTTAAAAAAGTTTATTTCATGATCGAGAAGATCCTCGAGTTCAAAACCGACTGTATCATTAATGTCTCGAAACGTGAATTGGAACAGTCCATTCGATTTGGGATGTCCCCTTTCAAATCTAAATTAGTCTACAGCGGAATTAGCGAGAGACAGAGGAATGTGTCACTCGATCATCGACATTCGGAATATCGGTCATCAGAAGAATCTTCAAGCATTCAGCTTTTATTCGTAGGTCGTTACGATTGGGCCAAAGGGTTGGACATCCTGTTGGATGTATTCCAACAGCATCAGCATTTACAGCAGCGGATTACATTAAGCGTAGTAGGTGAGCCTGTACTAGAAGATGATCATCATTTACATTTTTCGGATAATGTCATTCAAATAGGGTGGGTGAATCACGAGGAAATCGATGAATATTACCAGAAGTGTGATGCGGTTATTATGCCTTCCCGATGGGAGGGATTTGGTTTGACGGCTGTGGAGGCGATGAAGAATAAAAAACCCGTGATCGTCAGCAATCGTGGAGCATTGCCGGAATTGATAACACATGGAATGAATGGTTACGTCTTTGATATAGATCAGTCCGACGAGCTGCCCGATTTGCTGATGCAATTGGACAAAACCACTTTGGCGGAAATGGGAAACAAAGGTTATGAGATTTACAAAGAAAAATTCAGTTCTGTAAGAATGAATGAAGAAATAGTAAACATTTATTATGAAGTATCCAATATGCGGGGTAAAATTCCGGCTCCTACAACGAAGCATGCGAAATTTTCGGAGAGAATGGGAGAAGTGCATGATTAA
- a CDS encoding glycosyltransferase family 1 protein has translation MIKIYMNARFLTQTVTGVQRYAIELVKEIDRLIDQGAIDSKQYQFHLLSPNNVITKLELKHISHRVVGKLKGHLWEQFELPFYSRGGMLINMCNTGPAFKKNQIVTIHDAAVFSSPEGFSFAFRNWYKFLLARLGKSSKKIITVSHFSKKELILNCKIEEEKIAVTYLGIDHIHRIQAAHGIIEKYQLHSPYILAVCAMNPNKNFKMIFDVVPELEGHDLKVVIVGSKNSRVFGEQDTPHFDSVHWLGYVSDEELLALYEHAAGFIFPSLYEGFGLPPLEAMALGCPVVVSSRASIPEICGDAGLYFNPLDPKEAAARLIEVTSNSELGQRLSDKGREHSAFFTWNKCAKDTVNIIMNAV, from the coding sequence ATGATTAAAATATATATGAATGCCCGATTCTTGACCCAGACCGTTACAGGGGTACAGAGGTATGCCATAGAGCTCGTGAAAGAAATTGATAGGTTGATTGACCAAGGCGCTATTGACTCAAAGCAATATCAATTTCATCTTTTGTCACCTAACAACGTAATAACGAAACTTGAACTTAAACATATCAGTCATAGAGTTGTCGGTAAATTGAAAGGTCACCTGTGGGAACAGTTCGAACTTCCTTTCTATTCAAGAGGGGGAATGCTGATCAATATGTGTAATACGGGGCCTGCTTTCAAAAAAAACCAAATCGTCACCATTCATGATGCTGCCGTATTTAGCTCCCCGGAAGGTTTTTCCTTTGCCTTTCGTAATTGGTACAAATTTTTGTTGGCACGTTTGGGGAAGTCCTCAAAGAAAATAATTACGGTATCTCATTTCTCCAAAAAAGAATTGATCCTCAATTGCAAAATAGAGGAGGAGAAGATTGCAGTGACTTATTTGGGGATTGATCACATCCATCGTATACAGGCGGCACATGGAATTATAGAGAAATATCAATTACACAGTCCGTATATTTTAGCGGTGTGCGCAATGAATCCCAATAAAAATTTTAAAATGATTTTTGATGTAGTGCCTGAACTTGAAGGCCATGATTTAAAGGTTGTTATTGTAGGGTCTAAAAATAGCAGAGTGTTCGGAGAGCAAGATACGCCTCATTTCGATTCCGTACATTGGCTGGGGTATGTATCCGATGAAGAATTACTTGCTTTATACGAGCATGCTGCCGGTTTTATTTTCCCTTCGCTGTACGAAGGCTTTGGTTTGCCCCCGCTCGAAGCAATGGCGCTCGGATGTCCCGTCGTTGTATCTTCCCGCGCTTCCATTCCTGAGATATGCGGCGATGCTGGATTATATTTTAATCCCCTTGATCCTAAGGAGGCTGCCGCACGTTTGATCGAGGTTACATCAAACTCGGAACTAGGTCAAAGATTGTCCGATAAGGGCAGGGAGCATTCGGCGTTCTTTACTTGGAACAAATGCGCCAAAGATACCGTCAACATTATCATGAATGCGGTATGA
- a CDS encoding glycosyltransferase family 4 protein, with the protein MNKVFVAIDFPPEKGGIHDYAYGLISQMPAEETTVLTNKIKDSAQSSQFDQSEGFEIIRKRIFWNSNKVLLLISQLILLIQLILLRWRKKTNEIHFINVFPVGIAGPIMKTCFGVKYFTYVHGLDVMGMRGSRFFPLLMTILRRSDKVIANSQYTRSRLVELGIREEQIVIIPPGLNIGKLKGAVGHEVNVRSKYGLQDNKVMITVSRLVERKGHDITLRAVRQVVKRIPDLKYVICGEGPYRSELERLVQQYELEDVVVFTGGIPDHELRQLYQCSDLFIMPSRDIKEKGDVEGFGIVFLEANYYRLPVIGGNSGGIPDAVRDSVTGYLVDPLNEKEIADRIEQLVMDEDLARTLGDNGYDWVINHCLWSHRGQLLRQLA; encoded by the coding sequence ATGAACAAAGTATTTGTAGCGATTGATTTTCCTCCTGAAAAAGGCGGAATTCACGATTATGCTTACGGGCTTATTTCACAGATGCCTGCGGAAGAGACCACGGTTCTGACCAATAAAATAAAGGATTCGGCACAATCAAGCCAGTTTGACCAAAGTGAAGGATTCGAGATTATCCGCAAGCGCATTTTCTGGAATTCGAATAAGGTGCTCTTGCTTATATCCCAGCTGATCTTATTGATACAGTTAATCCTGCTAAGATGGCGCAAAAAAACGAATGAAATTCATTTCATTAATGTGTTTCCGGTAGGAATTGCTGGTCCAATTATGAAAACCTGTTTTGGTGTAAAGTACTTCACTTACGTTCATGGTCTGGACGTTATGGGAATGCGCGGCAGCAGGTTTTTTCCTCTGTTGATGACTATATTGCGGCGTTCCGACAAGGTTATTGCCAACAGTCAATATACACGCTCTAGACTTGTGGAGCTAGGCATCAGAGAAGAACAGATTGTGATTATTCCGCCAGGCTTGAATATTGGGAAGCTGAAGGGAGCCGTTGGCCACGAGGTAAACGTCAGGAGTAAGTATGGTCTGCAGGATAACAAGGTCATGATTACCGTTTCCAGATTGGTTGAACGTAAAGGTCACGACATTACGCTTCGTGCCGTTCGTCAAGTCGTGAAGCGAATTCCGGATCTGAAGTACGTTATCTGTGGGGAAGGACCTTACCGTAGTGAACTGGAACGTTTGGTCCAGCAATACGAACTGGAGGATGTTGTTGTTTTTACAGGGGGGATCCCTGACCATGAGCTTCGTCAATTATACCAATGTTCCGATCTGTTTATCATGCCCAGTCGTGATATTAAGGAAAAGGGTGACGTTGAGGGGTTTGGCATTGTGTTTCTGGAGGCTAACTATTACCGGTTGCCGGTCATTGGCGGCAATAGCGGAGGGATTCCGGACGCTGTCAGGGACTCTGTTACCGGTTATCTGGTTGATCCTTTGAATGAAAAGGAAATTGCGGATCGAATCGAACAATTGGTGATGGATGAAGATCTTGCAAGGACGCTTGGGGATAACGGATATGATTGGGTTATCAATCATTGCCTCTGGTCGCATCGAGGCCAGCTGCTAAGGCAATTGGCTTAA
- a CDS encoding glycosyltransferase yields the protein MRASVAICTHNRGNDTMQAVDSVLRGDTEQSEFEILVIDNRSTDNTKELFDSMQFPSNVRYIFEPQLGLSYARNRAIEEAKGEFILFLDDDALAFPSWIDEVLKIFDKDPAIGCVGGKIIPLWEGGKPDWIPDDIVSLYTVMDFSDHVVEMQAPHIPFGANVSFRKNIFEKIQPFRVDLGRVGTNLMSSEESELISRVRLEHKIYYSPFAVVEHKISKSRLNKRWLLRRMYWQGISDATRYRKSAWGIFKHVIRIAQALVLMLLSVNNVKKVTSQMVKISYRNGTIVGSFRKSKGMNA from the coding sequence ATGAGGGCGTCAGTAGCCATATGTACGCATAACAGAGGGAATGACACCATGCAGGCTGTGGATAGTGTCTTGAGAGGAGACACGGAACAGAGTGAATTTGAAATTTTGGTCATAGATAATCGTTCTACAGATAATACCAAGGAATTGTTTGATTCCATGCAATTTCCTTCGAATGTAAGATATATTTTCGAACCCCAATTAGGATTGTCTTATGCAAGGAACAGGGCAATTGAAGAAGCGAAAGGTGAATTTATCCTGTTTTTGGACGATGATGCTCTTGCTTTTCCATCCTGGATCGATGAAGTCCTAAAAATATTCGATAAGGATCCTGCGATCGGTTGCGTTGGCGGAAAGATCATCCCTCTTTGGGAAGGAGGCAAGCCGGACTGGATACCGGACGATATCGTGAGTTTGTATACGGTTATGGATTTTTCAGATCATGTAGTAGAGATGCAGGCTCCACATATCCCGTTTGGCGCGAACGTATCGTTCCGGAAAAACATATTCGAGAAGATCCAGCCGTTTCGAGTGGATTTGGGACGCGTAGGAACTAACTTGATGTCAAGTGAAGAGAGCGAACTGATTAGCCGTGTCCGATTAGAGCACAAAATTTATTACAGTCCGTTTGCGGTCGTAGAACATAAAATTTCTAAAAGTCGATTGAACAAACGCTGGCTGTTAAGACGGATGTATTGGCAGGGAATCAGTGACGCAACGCGGTACAGAAAAAGTGCGTGGGGAATCTTCAAACATGTGATAAGAATTGCACAGGCACTGGTGCTTATGTTGCTTTCGGTGAACAATGTAAAAAAAGTAACTAGCCAAATGGTCAAAATTTCTTATCGCAATGGCACGATCGTGGGTTCATTTCGGAAAAGCAAAGGGATGAACGCCTGA